From a region of the Coprococcus comes ATCC 27758 genome:
- a CDS encoding glycogen/starch/alpha-glucan phosphorylase yields MYSKRFEKETFKNDVKENVRTLYRKEIEEATPQQIFQAVSYAVKEAIVDDWLATQKTYEKEDPKTVYYMSMEFLMGRALGNNLINMTAYKEVKEALDEMGIDLNVVEDQEPDAALGNGGLGRLAACFLDSLASLGYAAYGCGIRYRYGMFKQKIKDGYQVEVPDNWLKDGNPFEIRRDEYAKEVRFGGTIRVQYNEQTKKEDFIQENYESVLAIPYDMPIVGYGNHVVNTLRIWDAQAITDFKLDAFDRGEYHKAIEQENLAKTIVEVLYPNDNHYAGKELRLKQQYFFVSASLQVMLDKYKKKHKDVRKLYEKVTIQMNDTHPTVAVAELMRLLIDQEGLGWDEAWEVTTKTVAYTNHTIMSEALEKWPIDLFSRLLPRVYQIVQEINRRFVEQVRRMYPGNEDKVRKMAILMDGQVRMAHMAIIAGYSVNGVARLHTEILKHQELKDFYEMMPEKFNNKTNGITQRRFLLHGNPLLADWVTDHIGDGWITDLSQMSKLKPLADDPKARAEFMDIKYKNKERLAKYILEHNGVEIDPRSIYDVQVKRLHEYKRQLLNILHVMYLYNQIKEHPEMSFYPRTFIFGAKASAGYVRAKEIIKLINSVADVVNNDLSINGKLKVVFIEDYRVSNAEWIFAAADVSEQISTASKEASGTGNMKFMLNGAPTLGTMDGANVEIVEEVGIENAFIFGLSSDEVINYENNGGYNPQEIYFNDWDIKRVVDQLMDGTYSHGDHEMFRDLYNSLLNTQGGDRPDRYFILKDFRSYAEAQKKVEEAYKDPDRWAKMALLNTASCGKFTSDRTIQEYVDNIWKLDYVTVKPEA; encoded by the coding sequence ATGTACAGTAAAAGATTTGAAAAAGAAACTTTTAAAAATGATGTGAAAGAAAATGTGCGGACACTGTATCGTAAAGAGATTGAAGAAGCAACTCCGCAGCAGATTTTCCAGGCAGTATCTTATGCAGTAAAAGAAGCAATCGTAGATGACTGGCTTGCGACACAGAAAACATACGAAAAAGAAGATCCAAAGACCGTATATTATATGTCAATGGAATTTCTTATGGGACGTGCACTTGGCAACAACCTGATCAACATGACTGCATATAAAGAAGTAAAAGAAGCCCTTGATGAGATGGGCATTGATCTGAATGTGGTAGAAGATCAGGAACCAGATGCAGCACTTGGTAATGGTGGTCTTGGACGTCTTGCAGCTTGCTTCCTGGATTCACTTGCATCTCTTGGATACGCAGCTTACGGCTGTGGAATCCGTTACCGCTACGGTATGTTCAAACAGAAGATCAAAGATGGCTATCAGGTAGAAGTACCGGATAACTGGCTCAAAGATGGCAATCCGTTTGAAATTCGTCGTGACGAGTATGCAAAGGAAGTCCGTTTTGGTGGTACCATTCGTGTACAGTATAATGAACAGACCAAGAAAGAAGATTTCATCCAGGAAAATTATGAATCCGTACTTGCTATTCCATATGATATGCCGATCGTAGGATATGGCAACCACGTAGTCAATACACTGCGTATCTGGGATGCACAGGCAATCACAGACTTTAAATTGGATGCATTTGACAGAGGAGAATACCATAAAGCGATCGAGCAGGAAAACCTTGCAAAAACGATCGTAGAGGTTCTTTATCCAAATGACAACCACTATGCAGGAAAAGAGCTTCGTCTGAAACAGCAGTATTTCTTTGTATCTGCCAGTCTTCAGGTTATGCTTGATAAATATAAAAAGAAACACAAAGATGTGCGCAAACTGTATGAAAAAGTTACGATTCAGATGAACGATACTCACCCGACTGTAGCAGTTGCAGAGTTGATGCGTCTGCTCATTGACCAGGAAGGTCTTGGATGGGATGAAGCATGGGAAGTAACAACAAAGACGGTTGCTTATACCAACCATACTATCATGTCAGAAGCACTTGAAAAATGGCCGATCGACCTGTTCTCAAGACTGCTTCCGCGTGTATACCAGATTGTACAGGAAATTAACCGCCGTTTTGTAGAACAGGTTCGCCGTATGTATCCGGGCAATGAAGATAAAGTCCGTAAGATGGCTATCCTGATGGACGGTCAGGTAAGAATGGCACATATGGCTATTATTGCAGGCTACTCCGTAAATGGTGTTGCAAGACTTCATACAGAGATTCTGAAACATCAGGAATTAAAAGATTTCTACGAAATGATGCCGGAGAAATTCAACAACAAGACCAATGGTATCACACAGAGAAGATTCCTTCTTCATGGAAACCCGCTGCTTGCAGACTGGGTAACAGACCACATCGGAGACGGCTGGATCACAGATCTGTCCCAGATGTCAAAATTAAAACCGCTTGCAGATGATCCGAAGGCAAGAGCAGAATTTATGGATATCAAATACAAGAACAAAGAACGTCTTGCAAAATATATTCTGGAACACAATGGAGTAGAGATCGATCCGAGATCTATTTATGATGTACAGGTTAAGCGTCTTCATGAATATAAGAGACAGCTTCTTAATATTCTGCATGTAATGTATCTGTACAACCAGATCAAAGAACATCCGGAGATGTCCTTCTATCCGAGAACATTTATCTTTGGTGCAAAAGCTTCCGCAGGATATGTCCGTGCAAAAGAGATCATCAAACTGATCAACTCTGTAGCAGATGTGGTAAATAATGACCTGAGCATCAATGGAAAGCTGAAAGTCGTATTTATCGAAGATTACCGCGTATCCAACGCAGAATGGATCTTCGCGGCAGCAGATGTCAGCGAACAGATTTCTACCGCTTCCAAAGAAGCTTCCGGAACAGGTAACATGAAGTTCATGCTGAACGGTGCACCGACACTTGGAACTATGGATGGAGCCAATGTAGAGATCGTAGAAGAAGTTGGAATTGAAAATGCATTTATTTTCGGCCTTAGTTCTGACGAAGTTATCAACTATGAGAATAATGGCGGATATAACCCGCAGGAGATCTACTTCAATGACTGGGATATTAAGAGAGTCGTTGACCAGTTGATGGATGGAACTTATTCACATGGTGACCATGAGATGTTCCGCGACCTGTATAATTCACTTTTGAATACACAGGGTGGAGACAGACCGGACAGATACTTTATCCTGAAAGACTTCCGCTCTTATGCAGAAGCACAGAAGAAAGTGGAAGAAGCTTACAAAGATCCGGATCGTTGGGCTAAGATGGCACTTCTGAATACAGCAAGCTGTGGTAAATTTACTTCAGACAGAACCATTCAGGAATATGTTGATAATATCTGGAAACTGGATTATGTTACAGTTAAACCAGAAGCATAA
- a CDS encoding D-alanyl-D-alanine carboxypeptidase family protein has translation MRRWKKILSASLVAVMVGSLGMTAFAEDTSANEPIDTTVSNYNLTEEETSGKNQEEIKALQQQKIDEVTQQAYDMKIASNELENWPEGPATYGEAGIVMEAKSGAILYAKNIDGKAYPASITKILTALVALENGNLDDKITITQNSVDCVAEGDAYIGMIAGEEISLNDALHALLMASANEVAYAIAENVGGLGYDGFVAKMNERAKELGAVNSDFENPNGLNAQNHYTTARDMALITQELLENHEEFKTIAQTQQYTIGATNLVNQARTFQQSDMMFYEGNDYYYPKTIAGKTGYTDEALNTLVSCAADDNLELISVVLKTHGKNVYPDSINLLEYGFNNFAKYTIADYEDSADFKEIDPNAYVVLPENVNFQSLDYEITQDDTNSSTGTVTYTYQGNPVGKAAVTLSDEYLQKDNTENEAQVSGDKSDSETQKQAQSTIPREVILVICVIAAVLILIIVWRAVLKHLRKKKVETNRKRRREVDKD, from the coding sequence GTGAGGAGATGGAAGAAAATTTTAAGTGCGTCGCTGGTGGCAGTGATGGTTGGAAGTCTTGGAATGACCGCATTTGCAGAAGATACGTCAGCAAATGAACCAATTGATACAACGGTCAGCAATTATAATCTGACAGAGGAAGAAACTTCCGGAAAAAATCAAGAAGAAATTAAAGCCCTGCAGCAGCAGAAAATCGATGAAGTAACACAGCAGGCATATGATATGAAGATTGCCAGCAATGAGCTGGAGAACTGGCCGGAAGGACCGGCTACTTACGGAGAGGCTGGGATTGTCATGGAGGCAAAAAGCGGTGCGATCCTTTATGCGAAAAACATTGACGGAAAGGCTTATCCTGCCAGTATTACAAAGATTTTAACGGCACTTGTCGCATTGGAAAACGGCAATCTTGATGACAAGATCACGATTACACAGAATAGTGTGGATTGTGTAGCAGAGGGGGATGCTTATATCGGAATGATCGCGGGGGAGGAAATTTCTTTAAATGATGCGCTTCACGCACTTCTGATGGCATCTGCAAATGAAGTTGCTTATGCGATTGCTGAAAATGTGGGTGGTTTAGGATATGATGGCTTTGTTGCAAAGATGAATGAACGCGCAAAAGAGCTGGGAGCAGTAAATTCTGATTTTGAAAATCCGAATGGGCTGAATGCGCAGAACCATTATACGACGGCACGTGATATGGCACTTATTACACAGGAACTGCTTGAAAATCATGAAGAATTCAAGACGATTGCCCAGACACAGCAGTATACGATCGGTGCAACTAATCTGGTAAATCAGGCGAGAACCTTTCAGCAGAGTGATATGATGTTTTACGAGGGAAACGATTATTATTATCCAAAGACAATAGCCGGAAAAACCGGTTATACAGATGAAGCACTCAACACGTTGGTATCCTGTGCAGCGGATGATAATCTGGAGCTGATCAGTGTTGTCTTGAAGACACATGGGAAAAATGTATACCCAGACTCCATCAATTTACTGGAGTATGGATTTAATAATTTCGCAAAATATACGATTGCGGATTATGAAGACTCCGCAGATTTTAAAGAAATTGATCCGAATGCATATGTTGTACTTCCGGAAAATGTAAATTTCCAAAGCCTGGATTACGAAATTACGCAGGATGATACGAACAGCAGCACCGGAACAGTAACTTATACTTATCAGGGCAACCCGGTCGGAAAAGCAGCTGTGACATTAAGTGATGAATATCTGCAGAAGGATAACACAGAAAATGAAGCACAGGTGTCCGGCGATAAGTCAGACAGTGAAACACAAAAGCAGGCTCAGAGTACAATACCACGAGAGGTAATCCTTGTAATCTGTGTGATTGCAGCAGTACTCATTCTTATTATTGTATGGAGGGCTGTTCTGAAACACTTGAGAAAGAAGAAAGTGGAAACAAACAGAAAGCGCAGAAGAGAAGTTGACAAAGATTAA
- the ileS gene encoding isoleucine--tRNA ligase, which yields MAKYKKVDTDLKFVDREKEVEKFWNEEDIFKKSMENRKEGETYTFYDGPPTANGKPHIGHVLTRVIKDMIPRYRTMKGYMVPRKAGWDTHGLPVELEVEKLLGLDGKDQIEKYGVEPFINKCKESVWKYKGMWEDFSSTVGFWADMENPYVTYDNNFIESEWWALKKIWDKGLLYKGFKIVPYCPRCGTPLSAQEVAQGYKDVKERSAIVRFKVKDEDAYILAWTTTPWTLPSNIALCVNPEEDYAKVKCADGYTYYMACALLDTILGKFAEEDKPAYEVLETYKGKDLEYKEYEPLYQCAYDCAAKQKKKAFFVTCDDYVTLTDGTGVVHLAPAFGEDDAKVGRKYDLPFVQLVDEKGDMGETTPFAGLFVKKADPEVLKDLDDRGLLFDAPKFEHSYPHCWRCDTPLIYYARESWFIKMTEVKDDLIANNNTINWIPESIGKGRFGDWLENVQDWGISRNRYWGTPLNIWECECGCQHSIGSIEELKSMSDNCPDDIELHRPYIDDVTIKCPKCGKQMHRVPEVIDCWFDSGSMPFAQHHYPFENKEVFEQQFPAQFISEAVDQTRGWFYSLLAISTLIFNKAPYQNVIVLGHVQDENGQKMSKSKGNAVDPFDALETYGADAIRWYFYVNSAPWLPNRFHGKAVMEGQRKFMGTLWNTYAFFVLYANIDDFDATKYALEYDKLSVMDKWLLSKLNTLIKTVDNHLANYQIPEAARALQDFVDDMSNWYVRRSRERFWAKGMEQDKINAYMTLYTALVTVSKVAAPMIPFMTEEIYQNLVRSVDESAPESIHLCDYPVANEAYIDKTLEENMDEVLKIVVMGRACRNTANIKNRQPIGKMFVKGASDLPEFYQDIVTDELNVKEIELTDDVRAFTSYTFKPQLKTVGPKYGKLLGGIKNELSNLDGNAAMDELNATGVLKLQVNGQEIELTKEDLLIDMAQMEGYVSESDYGITVVLDTNLTEELLTEGFVREIISKIQTMRKEAGFEVMDKIKVTYDGSEKAEKVFAEYAEQIGQETLAVAVEKAEPAGYVKDWKINGEAVNMGVEKQGE from the coding sequence ATGGCTAAGTACAAAAAAGTGGATACAGACCTGAAGTTTGTAGACAGAGAAAAAGAAGTTGAAAAATTCTGGAATGAAGAAGATATTTTCAAGAAAAGTATGGAGAACCGTAAAGAAGGAGAAACTTATACTTTCTACGATGGACCTCCGACAGCAAATGGAAAACCGCATATCGGACACGTTCTTACCCGTGTAATCAAAGATATGATCCCGAGATACCGTACAATGAAGGGCTACATGGTTCCGCGTAAGGCAGGATGGGATACTCACGGACTGCCGGTAGAGCTGGAAGTAGAAAAGCTGCTCGGCCTTGACGGAAAAGATCAGATTGAAAAATATGGTGTAGAACCATTTATCAATAAATGTAAAGAAAGTGTCTGGAAATACAAAGGAATGTGGGAAGATTTCTCTTCTACAGTAGGTTTCTGGGCAGATATGGAAAATCCATATGTTACTTATGATAATAACTTTATCGAGTCTGAATGGTGGGCTCTGAAGAAAATCTGGGATAAGGGACTCCTTTACAAAGGATTTAAGATCGTTCCGTATTGCCCACGTTGTGGAACACCACTTTCAGCACAGGAAGTTGCACAGGGATATAAGGACGTCAAAGAACGTTCTGCTATCGTTCGTTTCAAAGTGAAAGACGAAGATGCATACATCCTTGCATGGACAACCACACCTTGGACTCTTCCGTCTAATATCGCACTCTGCGTAAACCCGGAAGAAGATTACGCAAAAGTAAAATGTGCAGACGGATATACTTATTATATGGCATGCGCTCTGCTTGACACCATTCTTGGAAAATTTGCAGAAGAAGACAAACCGGCATACGAAGTTCTGGAAACTTACAAAGGAAAAGATCTGGAATACAAAGAATATGAACCGCTTTACCAGTGTGCATATGACTGCGCAGCAAAACAGAAAAAGAAAGCATTCTTTGTTACCTGTGATGATTATGTAACTCTGACAGATGGTACTGGTGTTGTTCATCTGGCACCAGCATTTGGTGAAGACGATGCAAAAGTAGGACGTAAATATGACCTTCCATTCGTGCAGCTTGTTGACGAAAAAGGTGATATGGGTGAGACAACTCCATTTGCAGGACTCTTTGTAAAGAAGGCTGATCCGGAAGTACTTAAAGATCTGGATGATCGTGGACTTCTCTTCGATGCTCCGAAGTTTGAACACAGTTATCCGCACTGCTGGAGATGTGATACTCCACTGATCTACTATGCAAGAGAATCATGGTTCATCAAGATGACAGAAGTTAAAGATGACCTGATCGCAAATAACAATACTATCAACTGGATTCCGGAAAGCATCGGTAAAGGACGTTTTGGTGACTGGCTTGAAAATGTCCAGGACTGGGGTATCAGCCGTAACCGTTACTGGGGAACTCCACTGAATATCTGGGAATGCGAATGCGGATGCCAGCACTCGATCGGAAGCATTGAAGAACTGAAATCCATGTCAGACAACTGCCCGGATGATATCGAGCTTCACCGTCCATATATTGACGATGTAACAATCAAGTGTCCGAAGTGTGGAAAACAGATGCACCGTGTACCGGAAGTTATCGACTGCTGGTTCGACAGCGGATCCATGCCGTTTGCACAGCATCACTATCCATTTGAAAATAAAGAAGTATTTGAACAGCAGTTCCCGGCTCAGTTCATTTCTGAAGCCGTTGACCAGACAAGAGGATGGTTCTATTCTCTGTTGGCAATTTCAACCCTGATCTTCAACAAAGCACCATACCAGAACGTAATCGTTCTCGGACATGTACAGGATGAAAATGGTCAGAAGATGAGTAAATCCAAAGGAAATGCGGTTGATCCGTTTGATGCTCTGGAGACATACGGTGCAGATGCGATCCGCTGGTATTTCTATGTAAACAGTGCACCGTGGCTGCCAAACCGTTTCCATGGAAAAGCGGTTATGGAAGGACAGAGAAAGTTCATGGGAACACTCTGGAACACCTATGCATTCTTCGTATTGTATGCTAATATTGATGATTTTGATGCAACAAAATATGCACTTGAATATGACAAATTATCTGTAATGGATAAATGGCTCTTATCAAAACTGAATACACTGATCAAGACAGTAGATAATCATCTTGCAAATTACCAGATTCCGGAAGCTGCAAGAGCACTTCAGGACTTCGTAGATGATATGAGTAACTGGTATGTAAGACGAAGCCGCGAACGTTTCTGGGCAAAAGGAATGGAACAGGATAAGATCAATGCTTACATGACTCTTTATACAGCACTCGTTACTGTATCAAAGGTTGCAGCACCGATGATCCCGTTCATGACCGAAGAAATTTATCAGAACCTGGTAAGAAGCGTAGATGAAAGCGCTCCGGAAAGTATCCACCTTTGTGATTATCCGGTTGCAAATGAAGCTTATATTGATAAGACTCTGGAAGAGAACATGGATGAAGTTCTGAAGATCGTTGTAATGGGACGTGCATGCCGTAATACAGCCAACATCAAGAACCGTCAGCCGATCGGAAAGATGTTCGTAAAAGGTGCTTCCGATCTGCCGGAGTTCTATCAGGATATCGTGACAGATGAGCTGAATGTAAAAGAAATCGAACTTACAGATGATGTTCGTGCATTTACTTCTTATACATTTAAACCACAATTAAAGACAGTTGGACCAAAATATGGTAAACTGTTAGGTGGAATCAAAAATGAACTCAGCAATCTGGACGGAAATGCTGCTATGGACGAACTGAATGCGACAGGTGTTCTGAAGCTTCAGGTAAATGGACAGGAAATTGAACTTACAAAAGAAGACCTTCTGATTGACATGGCACAGATGGAAGGATATGTATCTGAGAGTGACTATGGTATCACCGTTGTACTGGATACAAACCTGACAGAAGAACTTCTGACAGAAGGATTTGTACGTGAGATCATCAGTAAGATCCAGACTATGCGTAAGGAAGCCGGATTTGAAGTTATGGACAAGATCAAGGTAACTTACGACGGAAGCGAAAAAGCAGAAAAAGTATTTGCAGAGTATGCAGAGCAGATCGGACAGGAGACACTTGCGGTAGCAGTTGAAAAGGCTGAACCTGCAGGCTATGTGAAAGACTGGAAGATCAACGGTGAAGCTGTAAATATGGGTGTAGAAAAGCAGGGAGAATAA
- a CDS encoding ABC-ATPase domain-containing protein, producing MKSAAELEKNLMSINRRSYPAYKDLRGSYQFQGYQLNIDHVQGDPFASPSKLSIQVKKIQARFPEEYYKEEHRRIALQDYLTRQFGKAVSKFIFQAKGSGKSGLIGISRCGQEVLDRTAFEIKDGDLLVRFEVGFPANGRTINAFELRKILFEYLPEIADRSLYYKNLNQQEVKKCIELAEDQHYIRRELTKRRLIAFVANGSILPRESGVSQKPMKGAIAFEAPESMEVEMELPHRGKIKGMGIPEGITLIVGGGYHGKSTLLKALEQGIYNHVAGDGREYVITSDTAMKIRAEDGRCVSHINISPFINDLPNKKDTVNFSTEDASGSTSQAANVVEAVQSGAKCLLIDEDTCATNFMVRDELMQAVVSGEQEPITPFTLQAGNLYQKQGISIILVAGSSGSYFYIADHVLQMDNYRTYDITEKVKTVIGEKSETGEKKVSVDVAVLFDKDHHRSLKAGKMEKKRDQVKIKQFGKDSFSIGRENVDLKYVEQILDAEQTTALAYCLKNLLEEMERKEQDVDLCVEKLWSQIKKQGLASLCKGSYLSVAMAQIRKQDIYACLNRYRGFIR from the coding sequence ATGAAATCAGCAGCAGAATTAGAAAAAAATTTGATGAGTATCAATCGAAGAAGCTATCCAGCTTACAAAGATTTGAGAGGAAGCTATCAGTTTCAGGGATACCAGCTCAATATTGATCATGTACAAGGAGATCCATTTGCTTCTCCGTCAAAGCTGAGTATTCAGGTGAAGAAAATCCAGGCGAGATTTCCAGAAGAATATTATAAAGAAGAACACAGAAGAATTGCGCTTCAGGATTATCTGACAAGACAATTCGGAAAAGCTGTTTCCAAATTTATTTTCCAGGCAAAGGGTTCCGGGAAAAGTGGATTGATTGGGATAAGCCGCTGTGGACAGGAGGTTCTGGACAGGACTGCATTTGAAATTAAGGATGGAGATCTTCTGGTACGGTTTGAAGTTGGATTTCCGGCAAATGGACGGACGATCAATGCATTTGAACTGAGGAAGATTTTGTTTGAGTATCTTCCGGAAATAGCTGACAGATCTTTATATTATAAGAACCTGAATCAGCAGGAAGTGAAAAAGTGTATAGAACTTGCGGAAGATCAACATTATATAAGAAGAGAACTGACAAAGCGGAGACTTATTGCATTTGTGGCAAATGGTTCTATACTGCCAAGAGAAAGCGGTGTATCACAGAAGCCTATGAAAGGTGCAATTGCTTTTGAAGCACCGGAAAGTATGGAAGTAGAGATGGAACTTCCACACCGGGGTAAAATAAAAGGAATGGGAATCCCGGAAGGAATTACTTTGATCGTGGGTGGAGGATATCATGGAAAATCAACACTTCTGAAGGCACTCGAGCAGGGAATTTACAATCACGTCGCCGGAGATGGAAGAGAATACGTGATTACTTCGGATACTGCGATGAAGATCCGGGCCGAGGACGGAAGATGTGTATCCCATATCAATATTTCACCGTTTATCAATGATCTGCCGAATAAGAAAGATACAGTAAATTTTTCCACAGAGGATGCCAGTGGTTCGACTTCGCAGGCTGCAAATGTGGTAGAAGCGGTACAGTCAGGTGCAAAATGTCTTTTGATCGATGAAGACACCTGTGCGACGAACTTTATGGTCAGGGATGAGCTGATGCAGGCTGTTGTATCCGGCGAACAGGAACCGATTACACCATTTACTCTTCAGGCAGGTAACCTGTATCAAAAGCAGGGAATTTCTATTATTCTGGTGGCCGGAAGTTCTGGATCTTATTTTTACATTGCTGATCATGTGCTGCAGATGGATAATTACCGAACGTACGATATCACAGAAAAAGTGAAAACGGTGATTGGTGAAAAAAGTGAGACCGGAGAGAAAAAGGTTTCGGTTGATGTAGCTGTCTTATTTGATAAAGATCATCACAGAAGCTTAAAGGCCGGAAAAATGGAAAAGAAGAGAGATCAGGTGAAGATAAAACAGTTTGGTAAAGATTCATTTTCTATTGGAAGAGAAAATGTGGATCTGAAATATGTAGAACAAATCCTGGATGCAGAACAGACAACGGCATTAGCGTACTGCCTGAAGAATCTGCTGGAAGAAATGGAACGGAAGGAACAGGATGTTGATCTTTGCGTGGAAAAGCTCTGGAGTCAGATTAAGAAGCAGGGTCTGGCATCCCTTTGCAAAGGAAGTTATCTTTCTGTAGCGATGGCACAGATCCGTAAACAGGATATTTACGCATGTCTGAACAGATATCGGGGATTTATTAGATAA